In Quadrisphaera sp. DSM 44207, one DNA window encodes the following:
- a CDS encoding adenosine deaminase, whose product MSAPSREQLAAAPKVVLHDHLDGGLRAATLVELADEAGHELPRTDPDELAAWVQAAADSGSLELFLEPFSHTGAVLQTEHALQRVAREFVLDMAADGVVYAESRFAPELSTAGGLSMEQVIDAVLAGLRAGEAEAAAAGTPIRTGAIVCAMRQADRSLEAARLALSRRDAGVVGFDVAGPEIGFPASRHAEAFALLRAELLPFTIHAGEAVGPESVADALALGAQRIGHGVRVLEDVRAGDGVTNALGRVAAFVRDRQVPLEVCPRSNTQTGTSPSIAGHQVTALRDLGFTITLSSDDRLWTGTTLTDEMVLLAQEAGWRWEDFRQVTLDALDAAFLPEDVRQDLQRDVVLPGWAAPPS is encoded by the coding sequence GTGAGCGCTCCCTCGCGCGAGCAGCTGGCGGCGGCCCCGAAGGTCGTCCTGCACGACCACCTCGACGGCGGCCTGCGCGCCGCCACGCTCGTGGAGCTGGCCGACGAGGCCGGCCACGAGCTGCCCCGCACCGATCCCGACGAGCTCGCCGCGTGGGTGCAGGCCGCCGCGGACTCCGGCTCCCTCGAGCTCTTCCTCGAGCCGTTCTCGCACACGGGCGCGGTGCTGCAGACCGAGCACGCCCTGCAGCGCGTGGCGCGCGAGTTCGTCCTCGACATGGCCGCCGACGGCGTGGTCTACGCCGAGTCCCGCTTCGCGCCGGAGCTGAGCACCGCGGGCGGCCTGAGCATGGAGCAGGTGATCGACGCCGTCCTGGCCGGGCTGCGCGCCGGGGAGGCCGAGGCCGCCGCCGCGGGCACCCCGATCCGCACCGGCGCGATCGTGTGCGCCATGCGCCAGGCCGACCGCAGCCTCGAGGCCGCGCGCCTGGCGCTGTCGCGCCGCGACGCCGGCGTCGTCGGCTTCGACGTCGCGGGGCCGGAGATCGGCTTCCCCGCCTCCCGGCACGCGGAGGCCTTCGCGCTGCTGCGCGCCGAGCTGCTCCCGTTCACGATCCACGCCGGGGAGGCCGTCGGGCCGGAGTCCGTGGCCGACGCCCTGGCGCTCGGGGCCCAGCGCATCGGGCACGGCGTGCGGGTGCTGGAGGACGTGCGGGCCGGGGACGGCGTGACCAACGCGCTCGGCCGGGTCGCCGCCTTCGTGCGCGACCGCCAGGTGCCGCTGGAGGTCTGCCCCCGCTCCAACACCCAGACCGGCACGTCGCCGAGCATCGCCGGGCACCAGGTGACGGCGCTGCGCGACCTGGGGTTCACCATCACGCTCTCCAGCGACGACCGGCTGTGGACCGGCACGACGCTCACGGACGAGATGGTGCTGCTCGCGCAGGAGGCGGGGTGGCGCTGGGAGGACTTCCGCCAGGTCACCCTCGACGCCCTCGACGCCGCGTTCCTGCCCGAGGACGTGCGCCAGGACCTCCAGCGCGACGTCGTCCTGCCCGGCTGGGCCGCGCCCCCGTCCTGA